The following coding sequences are from one Leptolyngbya sp. NIES-3755 window:
- a CDS encoding hypothetical protein (similar to AA sequence:cyanobase_aa:PCC7424_3884), translated as MPEPASFSYIPPNATERQRSGLPYLPITLRYRGRAITANALLDTGAIVNVIPYELGIQLGIVWEEQIPAPQLAGNLAEAESRGVLITGLVQEFPPVRLGFVWTRNNSAPLILGQLNFFQEFQICFDGSNQVFTLISKH; from the coding sequence TTGCCTGAACCTGCATCATTCTCTTATATTCCTCCAAATGCTACAGAGCGGCAAAGAAGCGGACTTCCCTATCTCCCAATTACCTTAAGATATCGAGGACGAGCCATCACAGCCAATGCACTTTTGGACACAGGTGCGATCGTCAATGTGATTCCGTATGAGTTAGGAATACAACTTGGGATCGTATGGGAAGAACAAATTCCTGCTCCGCAATTGGCGGGCAATTTGGCTGAAGCTGAATCACGAGGAGTCCTAATTACAGGACTTGTGCAAGAGTTTCCTCCAGTTCGTCTAGGTTTCGTTTGGACAAGAAATAACTCTGCGCCGTTAATTCTCGGACAACTCAACTTTTTTCAGGAGTTTCAAATTTGCTTTGATGGTTCAAACCAAGTCTTCACACTCATTTCTAAACATTAA
- a CDS encoding putative peptidase M23B (similar to AA sequence:cyanobase_aa:LBDG_23740) → MTQPLLNATFALRVLLLSGLGSLIGFSEISRAQTPAAIDSIPQTPAAKITIPAGGDAFIDRTDYSLGATERIEPEKAIAKPVPAAPKSYAASDPVSVAPVEVAGFSLSSSGISWNTTAPANPIGSTYGTVQNYYNRTVRPIGRIGNGDLKLIFPLAIPAPITSMFGWRLHPISGDARLHTGTDIGAPLGTPVLAALTGRVIMADFFGGYGLSVALEHNAGAQQTLYAHLSELFVKPGEIVKQGSVIGRVGSTGNSTGPHLHFEVRQQTTEGWVAMDAGVVLETAMAELVKSMQVAQAPKTR, encoded by the coding sequence ATGACTCAACCTCTCTTAAATGCCACTTTCGCCCTGCGAGTTCTTTTGCTTTCGGGACTGGGCAGTTTGATTGGATTCAGCGAAATCAGTCGCGCTCAAACTCCTGCGGCAATTGATTCGATTCCTCAAACTCCTGCCGCTAAAATTACGATTCCTGCCGGTGGCGATGCGTTTATCGATCGAACCGATTACAGTTTGGGAGCGACCGAACGAATTGAACCAGAAAAAGCGATCGCAAAACCGGTTCCCGCTGCTCCAAAGTCTTATGCTGCATCTGATCCGGTGAGTGTCGCTCCCGTTGAAGTGGCTGGCTTTAGCTTGTCGTCGAGTGGAATTTCCTGGAATACGACCGCACCCGCGAACCCGATCGGGTCTACTTACGGAACCGTTCAGAATTATTACAATCGCACCGTTCGCCCGATCGGAAGAATCGGAAACGGCGATCTGAAGCTGATTTTCCCGTTAGCGATTCCGGCTCCCATTACATCCATGTTCGGTTGGCGACTGCATCCGATTAGTGGGGATGCTCGACTTCATACCGGAACAGATATTGGTGCACCGCTCGGAACGCCTGTGTTAGCGGCTTTAACAGGTCGAGTGATCATGGCGGATTTCTTTGGAGGATACGGCTTATCTGTCGCACTCGAACACAATGCTGGTGCACAACAAACGTTGTATGCTCACTTGTCCGAACTTTTTGTTAAGCCCGGTGAGATCGTGAAGCAAGGTTCTGTGATCGGGCGAGTGGGCAGCACTGGAAATTCGACTGGACCTCACTTGCACTTTGAAGTCCGACAACAAACGACCGAAGGTTGGGTCGCGATGGATGCAGGCGTTGTTCTAGAAACGGCGATGGCGGAATTGGTGAAGTCGATGCAGGTTGCTCAGGCTCCCAAAACTCGTTAG
- a CDS encoding alpha/beta hydrolase fold protein (similar to AA sequence:cyanobase_aa:LBDG_26170): MTRSTALSSLDGAPIKLGKVTLQVAHSPGTSPAIVFVHGGLGSRLNWCLQWEYFQSQGQEILTYDLAGHGQSGRYSRYSVGRHRRDLTRLIHHFKLHRPILCCHSYGVPVGLEWARRHAATALIAIGGGTHNLTPWWEIPLIKFFAIGGHHLYRWQFVQEFLRSLMVSNEAMAEFHDRNPVPSDAHPYEAIEAFWGYNAQHHPLKCPVTVITGGDDPMFPPAMGHEWLANLLHDQPQSHHITVPKVGHLVMAEAPEVVNQAISNWINV, encoded by the coding sequence ATGACGCGATCGACCGCCCTTTCCAGCCTAGACGGAGCACCGATTAAACTCGGCAAAGTCACGTTACAAGTCGCTCATTCTCCAGGGACATCTCCCGCGATCGTGTTCGTCCACGGCGGATTAGGCAGTCGATTAAATTGGTGTTTGCAGTGGGAATATTTCCAATCTCAGGGTCAAGAAATTCTCACGTATGATTTAGCCGGACACGGACAATCCGGACGTTACAGCCGCTATTCGGTCGGACGACATCGCCGCGATTTGACTCGATTAATTCACCATTTCAAGCTGCATCGTCCGATTCTTTGCTGTCATAGTTACGGCGTTCCAGTTGGATTAGAGTGGGCAAGACGACACGCCGCCACTGCACTGATCGCGATCGGAGGCGGAACTCACAATCTCACGCCTTGGTGGGAAATTCCGTTAATTAAATTTTTTGCGATCGGCGGTCATCATCTTTACCGCTGGCAATTTGTCCAGGAATTTTTGCGATCGCTAATGGTATCAAATGAAGCAATGGCAGAATTTCACGATCGTAATCCGGTTCCCAGTGATGCTCATCCGTATGAAGCGATCGAAGCCTTTTGGGGCTACAACGCTCAGCACCATCCGCTAAAATGCCCCGTCACCGTGATCACAGGTGGAGATGATCCGATGTTTCCTCCTGCAATGGGTCACGAATGGTTAGCAAATTTGCTACACGACCAACCTCAGAGCCACCATATTACCGTTCCAAAAGTGGGTCATTTAGTCATGGCAGAAGCTCCAGAAGTCGTAAATCAAGCGATTTCTAATTGGATTAATGTTTAG
- a CDS encoding outer membrane efflux protein (similar to AA sequence:cyanobase_aa:LBDG_23750), which yields MLKHRSDLIVIPWANRNRMKPSFELLALGVGVWLSVGTIGAASANPVPKSDEPDSSPPNMTNARSVATPLTLSAHRDTDGDPTPPFALTALQRPSALTPKPSAPDTIAQASPVSKPTAAKQTTAQGTPPSAPLPTTGSPTPSSTPAPSNPTGAPATPSAQPPTPLTPGTGGANQLVPVPPGLEPSSNRLQFPTRPGEVQVRNVQPISLQQALELAERNNRDLEVARLQVEQGRAAIREARASNFPTLALTANLSRSGNVFISQQPTLAQQFSGADPNSTSTAFSTGLQLNYSLFTSGLIQAQIRSVERQSRSQELQLEQTREQLRLDVSTNYYNLQNADSQVAIFEAAVRNAEASLRDARAQEAAGLGTRFATLQAEVNLANVQQQLRNAQANQEIARRQLVQTLSLSETATLTAADPVEPAGIWTIPLEDSIVLAYRNRAELEQQLVLREASQAQIQAARARNGVSLNLVGAYDFQRSGTTGTIANNSDSYSLALQARWNLFDGGATNAIISQRERDRDIAEARFAQNRNLVRFQVEQAYANLQANLANLNTTQQSVAQAQEALRLAALRFQAGVGTQTDRIAAEAALTQAQGNRISAIINYNLALAQLRRFVSNLSP from the coding sequence GTGCTAAAACACAGGTCAGATTTGATTGTGATTCCGTGGGCGAACCGAAATCGTATGAAACCGTCTTTTGAATTACTCGCTTTAGGTGTGGGAGTGTGGCTGAGCGTTGGAACGATCGGAGCGGCATCTGCCAATCCTGTTCCCAAATCAGACGAACCGGACTCTTCCCCACCGAATATGACGAATGCTCGTTCTGTTGCGACTCCATTAACCTTAAGCGCACACCGCGACACGGATGGCGATCCGACTCCCCCGTTTGCATTAACGGCACTGCAAAGACCGTCCGCGCTGACTCCCAAACCCAGCGCACCCGATACGATCGCACAAGCGTCTCCTGTCAGCAAACCGACTGCCGCCAAGCAAACGACGGCTCAAGGCACTCCTCCTTCTGCCCCGCTGCCCACGACCGGATCACCCACCCCTTCGAGTACTCCTGCCCCCAGCAATCCGACGGGCGCACCCGCGACACCCAGCGCCCAGCCTCCCACTCCCCTCACACCAGGAACCGGAGGAGCCAACCAACTCGTTCCCGTTCCACCCGGTCTCGAACCGTCTTCAAACCGTCTTCAGTTCCCCACTCGACCCGGAGAAGTTCAAGTTCGCAACGTCCAGCCAATCAGTCTCCAGCAAGCGCTCGAACTAGCAGAACGAAATAATCGCGATTTAGAAGTGGCACGTCTGCAAGTCGAGCAAGGTCGAGCGGCAATTCGAGAAGCCAGAGCATCGAACTTTCCAACTCTGGCGCTGACTGCCAATCTCAGTCGATCGGGCAATGTTTTTATTTCACAGCAGCCGACTCTAGCACAGCAATTCTCAGGAGCCGATCCCAATTCGACCAGTACCGCTTTCAGTACGGGGCTTCAACTCAATTACAGTTTGTTCACCTCTGGATTGATTCAGGCACAGATTCGATCTGTAGAACGCCAATCTCGATCGCAGGAATTGCAGCTTGAACAAACTCGCGAACAGTTGCGGCTCGATGTCTCAACGAATTACTACAACTTGCAGAACGCTGATTCTCAGGTCGCGATCTTTGAGGCAGCCGTTCGGAACGCAGAAGCCAGCTTGCGAGATGCCAGAGCACAAGAAGCCGCTGGTCTTGGGACTCGATTTGCTACGCTGCAAGCCGAAGTCAACTTGGCAAACGTGCAGCAGCAGTTACGAAATGCTCAAGCGAACCAGGAAATTGCTCGTCGTCAATTGGTTCAAACGTTGAGCTTGTCAGAAACGGCAACGCTCACCGCCGCTGATCCGGTTGAACCTGCTGGGATCTGGACGATTCCGCTCGAAGACAGCATTGTTTTGGCATACCGCAACCGAGCAGAGTTGGAACAGCAACTCGTTCTCCGAGAAGCCAGCCAAGCGCAAATTCAAGCCGCACGTGCCCGAAACGGTGTCTCTCTCAATCTAGTCGGCGCTTATGACTTTCAGCGATCGGGAACGACAGGCACGATTGCCAACAACTCAGACAGCTACAGTTTGGCGCTACAAGCCCGCTGGAATCTGTTCGACGGCGGTGCGACGAATGCGATTATCAGTCAGCGAGAACGCGATCGTGATATCGCAGAAGCTCGATTTGCCCAAAACCGCAACCTAGTCCGGTTCCAGGTCGAGCAAGCGTATGCCAACCTGCAAGCGAACCTGGCGAATCTGAACACAACTCAGCAATCGGTGGCACAGGCACAAGAAGCTTTACGACTGGCTGCACTGCGATTTCAGGCGGGAGTTGGCACTCAAACCGATCGGATCGCTGCTGAAGCGGCTCTCACTCAGGCACAAGGCAACCGGATCAGCGCGATTATCAATTACAATTTGGCACTTGCCCAACTCCGACGGTTCGTGAGTAACCTGAGTCCTTGA
- a CDS encoding hypothetical protein (similar to AA sequence:cyanobase_aa:SYNPCC7002_A1327), with product MNFKHTIHNQVLRVLHCLDSGFLASCRAYFGGGTMLALNYGEYRLSKDIDFLCPYGAEFSQLRRAIYDRGYAALFLPSWEEQLQLPGSIKTDRDGVRFGIQVDRTILKFKIVAEGRIGLDSPSMPHWSPVPCLSVVDQVAEKLLANGDRWEDTSVDSRDLIDLAVLKQHTDFSQAAIDKAESAYRSIDPLKRSIVQFQANPEYRSRCYERLQVSSPVEIANGLDQLAQRFGLDPMVRQTIETVQEQK from the coding sequence ATGAACTTTAAGCACACGATCCACAACCAAGTGCTACGAGTTTTGCACTGTCTCGATTCTGGCTTTCTCGCATCCTGTCGCGCCTACTTCGGTGGTGGCACAATGTTGGCATTGAACTACGGAGAGTATCGCCTCAGCAAGGACATTGATTTTCTTTGTCCCTACGGCGCTGAGTTCTCGCAATTACGTAGAGCAATTTACGATCGCGGCTATGCGGCGTTATTTTTGCCATCGTGGGAAGAACAGTTGCAATTGCCAGGAAGCATCAAAACGGATCGGGACGGGGTTCGATTTGGAATTCAGGTCGATCGAACAATTCTGAAATTTAAGATTGTCGCTGAGGGTCGCATCGGTCTGGACTCGCCGTCAATGCCACACTGGTCTCCAGTTCCTTGTCTAAGTGTGGTGGATCAAGTAGCGGAGAAACTGCTGGCAAATGGAGACCGTTGGGAAGATACTTCTGTAGATTCGCGGGATTTAATTGATTTAGCCGTGTTGAAACAGCACACTGACTTTTCACAAGCCGCGATCGACAAAGCAGAATCGGCATATCGCAGCATTGATCCTTTGAAGCGATCGATTGTGCAATTTCAAGCAAACCCTGAGTATCGATCGCGCTGTTATGAGCGATTGCAAGTGTCTTCTCCCGTTGAGATTGCGAATGGGTTAGACCAACTCGCGCAACGGTTTGGACTCGATCCAATGGTGCGTCAGACTATAGAAACTGTTCAGGAACAAAAATGA
- a CDS encoding unknown protein (similar to AA sequence:cyanobase_aa:gsr1623), protein MPLLNLTDLPFLQSICWQSENPSIEKLSDAEIIQLYERNWRYRGVIADLSETEKMFVYQLAIAYQSWLANEL, encoded by the coding sequence ATGCCTCTGCTTAATCTGACCGATTTACCTTTTCTCCAATCGATTTGTTGGCAGAGTGAGAACCCGTCGATCGAAAAACTAAGCGATGCTGAAATCATTCAACTCTATGAGCGGAACTGGCGCTATCGTGGCGTAATCGCCGATCTGAGTGAGACAGAAAAGATGTTTGTTTATCAGTTAGCGATCGCGTATCAGTCTTGGTTAGCAAATGAACTTTAA
- a CDS encoding alpha amylase catalytic region (similar to AA sequence:cyanobase_aa:PCC8801_2108), with product MPTNPLLYQVNTRVWIQQLSKQFNRPATLDDIPDVALDEMVSLGFDWVYFLGVWQMGDAGRAVSLSNPEWVEEYKRLLVDLSDEDVCGSCFSITAYQVSDRMGGNSAAERLRDQLHDRGLKLMLDFVPNHMAPDHPWVQSHPDFFVHGTEELLTQQPQNYCRVGDTIFAYGRDPYFAGWCDTLQLNYGNSALQEAMIGELFNIAHLCDGVRCDMAMLILPEIFHNTWGIEVEPFWEIAIQKVRHQHPGFVFMAEVYWDMEWTLQQLGFDYTYDKRLYDRLLEQHADSVRKHFWADLNYQTRSARFLENHDESRAAGVFPVEVHRAAAILTFLCPGLRFLHQGQLEGFQHKISVHLQRGPAEQIDQELYKFYRQFLSCLQSPILRTGTWQLLNCNPAWDGNPTWTNLISFAWEDAAQNRILVIVNYAPHASQGYVTMLDRDLAGKLYSLKDRMSTTVYERSGDSLVSGLYFDLPAWSYHVFELQPQPPL from the coding sequence ATGCCTACCAATCCTCTGCTGTATCAGGTAAACACTCGCGTCTGGATACAACAACTCTCAAAGCAATTCAATCGCCCTGCGACCTTAGATGACATTCCAGATGTCGCCTTAGACGAGATGGTGAGCTTGGGATTTGATTGGGTTTATTTTCTCGGAGTCTGGCAGATGGGAGACGCAGGACGAGCCGTTTCCCTCTCGAATCCAGAGTGGGTCGAGGAATATAAACGATTGTTGGTTGATCTGAGTGATGAGGATGTTTGCGGCTCTTGTTTTTCGATCACCGCGTATCAAGTCAGCGATCGTATGGGAGGCAATTCAGCCGCAGAGCGATTGCGCGATCAACTCCACGATCGAGGACTGAAACTGATGCTCGATTTTGTGCCAAACCACATGGCTCCAGACCATCCATGGGTACAGTCTCATCCAGATTTCTTTGTGCATGGAACAGAGGAATTACTCACCCAACAGCCACAGAACTATTGTCGAGTAGGAGACACGATCTTTGCTTATGGACGCGATCCCTACTTTGCAGGCTGGTGTGATACGCTCCAACTGAACTATGGTAATTCCGCACTACAAGAAGCAATGATCGGCGAATTGTTCAACATTGCTCACCTCTGTGATGGGGTGCGGTGTGATATGGCAATGCTGATTTTGCCAGAGATTTTTCACAATACTTGGGGAATCGAGGTTGAACCGTTTTGGGAAATTGCAATTCAAAAAGTGCGCCATCAGCATCCCGGTTTTGTCTTCATGGCAGAAGTCTACTGGGACATGGAATGGACATTGCAACAACTAGGATTTGACTACACTTACGATAAGCGATTGTACGATCGATTACTTGAACAACATGCTGACTCTGTTCGGAAGCATTTCTGGGCGGATTTGAACTATCAGACTCGATCGGCTCGATTTCTAGAAAATCATGATGAATCTCGTGCGGCTGGTGTTTTCCCAGTGGAAGTCCATCGGGCTGCTGCAATTCTGACCTTTCTTTGTCCAGGTCTACGCTTTCTGCATCAAGGACAATTAGAAGGCTTCCAACATAAAATCTCAGTTCATTTGCAGCGCGGACCTGCTGAACAAATTGATCAAGAACTCTACAAGTTTTATCGTCAGTTTTTGTCTTGCTTACAGTCCCCTATTTTACGAACAGGAACTTGGCAACTTCTGAACTGTAATCCTGCTTGGGACGGTAATCCAACTTGGACTAACTTGATTAGCTTTGCTTGGGAAGATGCAGCACAAAACCGAATATTAGTCATCGTGAACTATGCGCCTCATGCAAGTCAAGGTTATGTAACAATGCTCGATCGAGATTTAGCAGGTAAGCTGTATTCCCTAAAAGACCGGATGAGTACAACGGTTTATGAGCGCTCCGGTGACAGCTTAGTATCCGGTCTCTATTTTGATCTGCCTGCATGGAGCTATCACGTCTTTGAACTGCAACCTCAACCCCCGCTGTGA
- a CDS encoding hypothetical protein (protein of unknown function DUF888;~similar to AA sequence:cyanobase_aa:Cyan7425_4539): protein MEFLSFLNDVNFEAIVQLTLIAMIMLAGPVVIFLLAFRGGDL, encoded by the coding sequence ATGGAGTTTTTAAGTTTTCTGAACGATGTTAACTTTGAAGCGATCGTTCAATTGACTTTGATTGCCATGATCATGCTGGCAGGACCAGTGGTCATTTTCTTGTTGGCGTTTCGAGGCGGCGATTTGTAA
- a CDS encoding two component transcriptional regulator (similar to AA sequence:cyanobase_aa:LBDG_26150), with product MEILIVEDEAEIAQLIQLYLEKEGFSCRTCRDGISALQVFQDQKPDLIILDLMIPGLDGLEVCARVRQKPGAKDPFILMLTAKGEEIDRIIGLSTGADDYMVKPFSPKELVARVRALLRRTMRQGGQSQVYRTQNFVLDVDQRSASRQKGEQTEPLDLTTLEFDLLSTFMSYPGRVWNRTQLIDKLWGSNFFGDERVVDTHVARLRKKIEPDPANPTFVKTVIGVGYKFEDIAA from the coding sequence ATGGAAATTTTGATTGTCGAAGACGAAGCCGAAATCGCTCAACTGATCCAACTTTACCTCGAAAAAGAAGGCTTTTCGTGTCGAACTTGTCGCGATGGCATTTCCGCTTTGCAAGTCTTCCAAGACCAAAAACCGGACCTGATTATTCTCGATTTGATGATTCCTGGACTCGATGGATTGGAGGTTTGTGCCCGTGTTCGTCAAAAACCAGGAGCCAAAGATCCGTTTATTCTGATGTTGACGGCGAAAGGGGAAGAAATCGATCGAATTATCGGTCTCTCAACGGGTGCGGACGATTATATGGTGAAACCCTTTAGCCCAAAGGAATTGGTAGCGCGAGTCCGGGCACTTTTGCGGCGAACCATGCGACAAGGTGGACAATCTCAGGTGTATCGAACCCAGAATTTTGTTTTAGACGTGGATCAGCGATCGGCATCTCGACAAAAAGGCGAGCAAACTGAACCTTTAGATTTGACGACGCTCGAATTCGATTTGCTCTCCACTTTTATGAGCTATCCAGGACGAGTTTGGAATCGCACTCAATTGATCGATAAACTCTGGGGCAGTAACTTCTTCGGCGATGAACGAGTCGTGGATACTCATGTCGCTAGATTAAGAAAGAAAATCGAACCCGATCCTGCAAACCCAACGTTTGTTAAAACGGTAATCGGAGTCGGCTACAAATTTGAAGACATTGCCGCATGA
- a CDS encoding integral membrane sensor signal transduction histidine kinase (similar to AA sequence:cyanobase_aa:LBDG_26160) → MSKPSLRTRLFLSHMIVMVVGISTLLTVGKVYSPRLFLLHLEQLQGADFNMVRFKGRLVDGFESAWSRGAFWSVIVGGTTAIGLSYWVSKRIMQPLIQMEEITQRFASGHMEERVPENEIPELNRLAESFNRMAQDLEGVEQRRRDLVGDLTHELRTPLTVLEGYLEGLADGTIEPTPDIYQRLARETVRLRRLVNDLQELSKAEAGYLPIQLQPLQIRPLLVSIVEKFSDQLMDDSPTLKVDCPESLPSAMADSERVEQVLMNLVGNALRYTSEGSITLRAWTDSDKLWIAVEDTGQGIKAEDLPHVFERFWRSDRSRDRNSGGTGIGLAISRRLIELQKGSIGVASEFGKGSTFRFCLPLVPEKSKLLSLRE, encoded by the coding sequence ATGAGTAAACCCAGCCTCCGAACCCGTCTATTTTTGTCCCACATGATTGTGATGGTGGTTGGGATTAGCACCCTCCTGACCGTTGGAAAGGTCTACTCGCCTCGATTGTTTCTCTTGCATTTAGAACAGTTGCAAGGTGCGGATTTTAACATGGTGCGATTCAAGGGGAGGCTAGTGGATGGATTTGAATCGGCTTGGAGTCGGGGCGCGTTCTGGTCTGTCATTGTCGGCGGCACAACTGCGATCGGGTTAAGTTACTGGGTGTCGAAGCGCATCATGCAGCCTTTGATTCAAATGGAGGAAATCACTCAACGATTTGCATCAGGTCACATGGAAGAACGGGTTCCTGAGAACGAAATTCCTGAACTGAATCGACTGGCGGAAAGCTTTAACCGAATGGCTCAAGATCTTGAAGGAGTAGAGCAGCGGAGACGAGATTTAGTTGGGGATTTAACCCACGAACTTCGGACTCCTTTGACCGTACTCGAAGGTTATTTAGAAGGATTGGCAGATGGCACGATCGAGCCAACTCCTGATATTTATCAACGTCTTGCCAGAGAAACCGTTCGCCTCCGTCGATTAGTGAATGACCTGCAAGAACTCTCAAAAGCGGAAGCAGGCTATTTACCGATTCAACTCCAACCGCTGCAAATTCGACCTTTACTTGTGTCGATCGTTGAAAAATTCTCAGATCAATTAATGGACGATAGCCCAACTCTAAAAGTGGATTGTCCTGAATCGTTGCCCTCTGCAATGGCGGATTCTGAAAGAGTCGAACAAGTCTTAATGAATTTAGTCGGAAATGCCCTGCGCTACACGTCCGAAGGCAGTATTACTTTAAGAGCTTGGACAGACTCCGACAAATTATGGATCGCGGTCGAAGATACGGGACAGGGAATCAAAGCCGAAGATTTGCCGCATGTCTTTGAGCGATTTTGGCGATCGGATCGATCCCGCGATCGCAATTCGGGCGGAACTGGAATCGGACTTGCCATCTCGCGTCGCCTGATCGAACTTCAAAAAGGCTCGATCGGGGTCGCAAGTGAATTCGGCAAAGGCAGTACATTTCGGTTCTGTTTACCGCTCGTTCCTGAAAAATCTAAACTTCTATCTTTACGGGAATAA
- a CDS encoding pentapeptide repeat-containing protein (similar to AA sequence:cyanobase_aa:LBDG_45280): protein MNAQELIQRYNAGQLDFVGKNLGGIDLTDADLIGSNLSQADLNHAVLTFAYLNRANLTQANLAYAVLSGANLSQSTLMNANLRDTDLHGAIFCGADLRGADLSLAMILDANLSGADLRNANFSGADLRGADLRGANFREEKRGYEGAILRGADLRGADLRGANLTGADLTRSNLAGANLSDANLRETKLIQANLSETILTGAFLTDADLTEANLSEANLRDGKLNRSTLVQANLQSANLTDATLHHAKLHKANLTQAILTRAKLNHADLSRANLHSAILIDAVLVESYLGRADLREANLTHANFTRAEMSSALLRNAIVQGMTRPDGTIED, encoded by the coding sequence ATGAATGCTCAAGAATTGATCCAACGGTACAACGCAGGTCAATTAGATTTTGTCGGCAAAAACTTGGGAGGAATTGATCTGACCGATGCTGATTTAATTGGCTCAAATTTATCTCAGGCAGATCTCAATCATGCCGTTCTAACATTTGCTTATTTGAATCGAGCAAATCTAACTCAAGCAAATCTCGCTTATGCGGTTTTGAGCGGAGCAAATCTGAGTCAATCAACGCTTATGAATGCCAATTTACGAGACACAGATTTACATGGCGCGATTTTTTGTGGAGCAGATTTACGGGGGGCTGATCTTTCACTCGCTATGATTCTCGATGCGAATTTGAGTGGGGCAGACTTACGAAATGCAAATTTTAGTGGAGCAGATTTACGGGGGGCAGATTTACGCGGGGCGAATTTTCGAGAAGAGAAACGCGGCTATGAAGGAGCAATTCTACGGGGAGCAGATTTACGAGGGGCAGACTTGCGTGGGGCGAATTTGACCGGAGCGGATTTAACTCGATCGAATCTCGCAGGCGCAAATTTGAGCGATGCCAATCTCCGAGAAACCAAACTGATTCAAGCAAACTTAAGTGAAACAATTTTGACCGGGGCGTTTCTCACCGATGCCGATTTAACCGAGGCAAACTTGAGTGAAGCCAATCTTAGAGATGGGAAATTAAATCGATCGACACTCGTTCAAGCCAATCTCCAATCTGCAAATCTCACAGACGCAACCTTGCACCACGCTAAATTGCACAAAGCAAATCTAACTCAGGCAATTCTGACCCGCGCAAAATTGAATCACGCTGATCTCAGTCGCGCCAACCTCCACTCTGCAATTCTCATTGATGCAGTTTTAGTCGAATCCTATCTTGGACGCGCAGACCTTCGAGAAGCCAACCTGACTCATGCGAACTTTACACGAGCCGAAATGAGTAGTGCGCTTTTGAGAAATGCGATCGTCCAAGGCATGACCCGACCCGATGGCACGATCGAGGACTAA